In Zingiber officinale cultivar Zhangliang chromosome 8B, Zo_v1.1, whole genome shotgun sequence, a single genomic region encodes these proteins:
- the LOC122017887 gene encoding cytochrome b5-like isoform X1 → MASSKVYHFDEVAKHKVVKDCWLLIDGKVYDVTPFMEDHPGGDEVLLASTGKDATNDFEDIGHSTSARDMMAKYYIGQIDSSTVPSKGAYEPLQQVPNSTDKSSEFIIKILQFLVPILILGLALAVRMLTKVD, encoded by the exons ATGGCTAGTTCCAAGGTGTATCACTTCGATGAGGTCGCTAAGCACAAGGTCGTCAAAGATTGCTGGCTCCTCATCGACGGAAAG GTTTACGATGTCACCCCATTTATGGAAGATCATCCCGGTGGCGATGAGGTTTTGCTTGCATCAACCG GAAAGGATGCCACCAATGATTTTGAAGATATAGGCCACAGCACCTCGGCCAGGGATATGATGGCAAAGTACTACATTGGCCAGATAGATTCTTCAACCGTTCCATCTAAGGGTGCTTACGAACCGCTTCAACAAGTACCCAACAGCACAGATAAATCATCCGAGTTTATTATCAAGATATTGCAGTTCCTTGTGCCCATATTGATCTTGGGCTTGGCACTTGCTGTCCGAATGCTCACCAAGGTAGACTAG
- the LOC122017887 gene encoding cytochrome b5-like isoform X2, protein MLIFYKRHSEVYDVTPFMEDHPGGDEVLLASTGKDATNDFEDIGHSTSARDMMAKYYIGQIDSSTVPSKGAYEPLQQVPNSTDKSSEFIIKILQFLVPILILGLALAVRMLTKVD, encoded by the exons ATGCTGATATTTTACAAGCGTCATAGTGAG GTTTACGATGTCACCCCATTTATGGAAGATCATCCCGGTGGCGATGAGGTTTTGCTTGCATCAACCG GAAAGGATGCCACCAATGATTTTGAAGATATAGGCCACAGCACCTCGGCCAGGGATATGATGGCAAAGTACTACATTGGCCAGATAGATTCTTCAACCGTTCCATCTAAGGGTGCTTACGAACCGCTTCAACAAGTACCCAACAGCACAGATAAATCATCCGAGTTTATTATCAAGATATTGCAGTTCCTTGTGCCCATATTGATCTTGGGCTTGGCACTTGCTGTCCGAATGCTCACCAAGGTAGACTAG